A region of Modestobacter marinus DNA encodes the following proteins:
- the glyA gene encoding serine hydroxymethyltransferase: MVAQVEGALRAVAVPDPVLDRPLADTDPEVHRAIAAELARQQETLEMIASENFAPVAVLQAQGSVLTNKYAEGYPGRRYYGGCEHVDVIEQLAIDRLKALFGAEYANVQPHSGAQANAAAMSALLDPGDTILGLDLAHGGHLTHGMRLNFSGKLYDVAAYHVRADDHLVDMAEVERLAHERRPRLIVAGWSAYPRQLDFAEFRRIADDVGAYLMVDMAHFAGLVAAGLHPSPVPHAHVVTSTTHKTLGGPRGGVILATGELAKKLNSAVFPGQQGGPLEHVIAAKAVAFKLAGEPAFRERQERTLAGARLLAERLLAPDSREAGIDVVSGGTDVHLVLVDLRHSSLDGRQAEDRLHAIGITVNRNAVPFDPRPPMVSSGVRIGTPALAARGFDLDDFAEVADVIAAALRPSVGEEQLAGLRARVTRLAGRHPLYPDLTEVHR; the protein is encoded by the coding sequence ATGGTGGCGCAGGTCGAAGGAGCTCTGCGGGCCGTGGCCGTCCCGGACCCCGTGCTCGACCGTCCACTGGCGGACACCGACCCGGAGGTCCACCGCGCGATCGCAGCCGAGCTGGCCCGGCAGCAGGAGACGCTGGAGATGATCGCCAGCGAGAACTTCGCGCCGGTGGCGGTCCTGCAGGCCCAGGGCTCGGTGCTGACCAACAAGTACGCCGAGGGGTACCCGGGGCGGCGCTACTACGGCGGCTGCGAGCACGTCGACGTGATCGAGCAGCTGGCCATCGACCGGCTGAAGGCGCTGTTCGGCGCGGAGTACGCCAACGTGCAGCCGCACTCGGGGGCGCAGGCCAACGCCGCGGCGATGTCGGCGCTGCTGGACCCGGGCGACACCATCCTGGGTCTGGACCTGGCCCACGGAGGCCACCTGACCCACGGCATGCGGCTCAACTTCTCCGGCAAGCTCTACGACGTCGCGGCCTACCACGTGCGAGCCGACGACCACCTCGTGGACATGGCCGAGGTCGAGCGGCTGGCGCACGAGCGGCGGCCCCGGCTCATCGTGGCGGGCTGGTCGGCCTACCCCAGGCAGCTCGACTTCGCCGAGTTCCGGCGGATCGCCGACGACGTCGGGGCGTACCTGATGGTCGACATGGCGCACTTCGCCGGGCTGGTCGCCGCCGGGCTGCACCCGTCGCCGGTCCCGCACGCGCACGTGGTCACCTCGACCACCCACAAGACGCTCGGCGGGCCGCGCGGCGGCGTCATCCTCGCCACGGGGGAGCTGGCCAAGAAGCTCAACTCCGCGGTCTTCCCCGGTCAGCAGGGCGGCCCGCTCGAGCACGTGATCGCCGCCAAGGCCGTCGCCTTCAAGCTCGCCGGCGAGCCGGCCTTCCGGGAGCGCCAGGAGCGCACGCTGGCCGGCGCCCGGCTGCTGGCCGAGCGGCTGCTCGCCCCCGACTCCCGCGAGGCCGGCATCGACGTGGTCAGCGGCGGCACCGACGTCCACCTCGTGCTGGTGGACCTGCGGCACTCGTCGCTGGACGGCCGGCAGGCCGAGGACCGGCTGCACGCGATCGGCATCACCGTCAACCGCAACGCGGTGCCCTTCGACCCCCGCCCGCCGATGGTCAGCTCCGGCGTCCGCATCGGCACCCCTGCCCTGGCGGCGCGCGGCTTCGACCTCGACGACTTCGCCGAGGTCGCCGACGTGATCGCCGCCGCGCTGCGGCCCTCGGTGGGCGAGGAACAGCTCGCGGGGCTCCGCGCGCGGGTCACCCGGCTGGCCGGCCGGCACCCGCTCTACCCCGACCTGACGGAGGTCCACCGATGA
- a CDS encoding sarcosine oxidase subunit beta family protein, with amino-acid sequence MSPGPTRTPGADLPEHPDFLWRDPEPKRSYDVVIVGGGGHGLATAHYLAKNHGITDVAVLEKGWLGGGNMARNTTIIRSNYLWDESSAIYEQSLKLWEGLEEDLGYPILFSQRGVLNLAHTLQDVRDSVRRVEANKLNGVDAEWLETDEVRKVCPIVNTSTDIRYPVLGATYQPRAGIAKHDYVAWGFARRAHEAGIDLIQDCEVTGFATDGDRVTGVQTTRGTIAAGTVALCAAGHTSVLTDMLGIRVPVQSHPLQALVSELLEPVHPTVVMSNAVHVYVSQAHKGELVMGAGVDSYNGYGQRGAFHVIERQMAAAVELFPVFARAHLLRTWAGIVDTSPDASPIVGRTPYDNVYLNCGWGTGGFKATPGVGWALAHTIASGEPHPNVAPFTLDRFVTGALVDEHGAAAVAH; translated from the coding sequence ATGAGCCCCGGTCCCACCCGCACCCCCGGCGCGGACCTGCCCGAGCACCCCGACTTCCTCTGGCGTGACCCGGAGCCGAAGCGGTCCTACGACGTGGTGATCGTGGGCGGGGGCGGGCACGGCCTGGCCACCGCGCACTACCTGGCGAAGAACCACGGGATCACCGACGTCGCCGTCCTGGAGAAGGGCTGGCTGGGCGGCGGCAACATGGCCCGCAACACCACGATCATCCGCTCCAACTACCTGTGGGACGAGAGCTCGGCCATCTACGAGCAGTCGCTCAAGCTGTGGGAGGGGCTCGAGGAGGACCTCGGCTACCCGATCCTGTTCAGCCAGCGCGGCGTGCTGAACCTCGCCCACACCCTGCAGGACGTCCGCGACAGCGTGCGGCGGGTGGAGGCCAACAAGCTCAACGGTGTCGACGCGGAGTGGCTGGAGACCGACGAGGTCCGCAAGGTCTGCCCGATCGTGAACACCTCCACCGACATCCGCTACCCCGTCCTGGGGGCCACGTACCAGCCCCGGGCCGGCATCGCCAAGCACGACTACGTCGCCTGGGGCTTCGCCCGCCGCGCCCACGAGGCCGGCATCGACCTCATCCAGGACTGCGAGGTCACCGGGTTCGCCACCGACGGCGACCGGGTCACCGGCGTCCAGACCACGCGCGGCACCATCGCCGCCGGCACGGTCGCCCTCTGCGCGGCCGGCCACACCTCGGTGCTCACCGACATGCTCGGCATCAGGGTGCCGGTGCAGAGCCACCCGCTGCAGGCGCTGGTCTCCGAGCTGCTCGAGCCCGTGCACCCCACGGTGGTCATGTCCAACGCCGTGCACGTGTACGTCTCCCAGGCGCACAAGGGCGAGCTGGTCATGGGCGCCGGCGTCGACTCCTACAACGGCTACGGGCAGCGCGGCGCCTTCCACGTCATCGAGCGTCAGATGGCCGCCGCGGTCGAGCTCTTCCCGGTGTTCGCCCGCGCCCACCTGCTGCGCACCTGGGCCGGGATCGTCGACACCAGCCCGGACGCCTCGCCGATCGTGGGCCGGACCCCCTACGACAACGTCTACCTGAACTGCGGCTGGGGCACCGGCGGGTTCAAGGCCACCCCCGGCGTCGGCTGGGCGCTGGCGCACACCATCGCCTCCGGCGAGCCCCACCCGAACGTGGCGCCGTTCACCCTCGACCGCTTCGTCACCGGCGCACTGGTCGACGAGCACGGCGCAGCCGCCGTGGCCCACTGA
- a CDS encoding 2Fe-2S iron-sulfur cluster-binding protein → MTSPFRTAEGGRIDRGTSLEFTFDGQPHTGHPGDTLASALLASGRHQIATSVRLGRPRGIAAAWAEDPGGLVQIEEPFPEPMLLATTVELHDGLVAHGLPGRGRLAEVPDSARYDAVHHHVDVLVVGAGPAGLTAALTAARAGARVALVDEQSEAGGSPLGGTDLLDDAPALEWVAAAVAELAGHPEVLHLQRTTAFGSYDDGFVLALERRTDHLGTAAPRHVSRQRVWRLRARSVVVATGAHERPVVFSDNDRPGTMLAGAARTFLHRYGVLPGRDAVVFTTNDSAYDAALDLHRAGVRVEAVVDARPAGSPRREECERAGIRVLAGAVVTGTQGVERVTHALVAPFADGEVGAAGAIACDLLLVSGGWNPAVHLFSQARGRLRYDEALGAFLPAEQLDRLSVTGAAAGVFDLAGCLADGQRVARAALSALAVAPPGEDRLPAAPEPVVPAAPLVLWRVPDTSGAGGTTSFVDLQRDATVADIERAVGAGLRSIEHIKRYTTIGTAHDQGKTSGVLTSGITAELLGTPVQATGTTTFRPPYTPVAFAALAGRDRGRLFDPERVTALHDWHGAAGAVFEDVGQWKRPRFYPRPGEDMEAAVLRECAAARTGVGILDGSTLGKIDVQGPDAAVLLDRLYTNLMSSLKVGSVRYGVMCGVDGMVIDDGTVLRLAEDRFLLLTTTGGAAKVLDWMEEWAQTEWPDLRVHCTSVTEQWNTFPVVGPRSRDVIGAVFPQVDVANEAFPFMTWRDTTLDGVPVRLARISFSGELAFEVYVNPWYGVAVWERLLEAGRPYGITPYGTETMHVLRAEKGYPIIGQDTDGTVTPHDLGMAWAVSKKKPDFVGKRSFARQANQDPLRKQLVGLLPVDRRTVLPEGSQIVELHADGQLPPPPVPMLGHVTSSYRSAELARPFALALVKGGRSRIGDTVHVPVNGTLVPVEVTGSVLVDPEGARRDG, encoded by the coding sequence ATGACCAGCCCCTTCCGCACCGCCGAGGGTGGCCGCATCGACCGCGGCACGAGCCTCGAGTTCACCTTCGACGGGCAGCCCCACACCGGCCACCCCGGCGACACGCTCGCCTCGGCCCTGCTCGCCTCCGGCCGGCACCAGATCGCCACGAGCGTCCGGCTGGGCCGGCCCCGCGGCATCGCCGCGGCCTGGGCCGAGGACCCGGGTGGCCTCGTGCAGATCGAGGAGCCCTTCCCCGAGCCCATGCTGCTGGCCACCACGGTGGAGCTCCACGACGGGCTGGTGGCCCACGGCCTGCCGGGGCGGGGCCGCCTCGCCGAGGTCCCCGACTCCGCCCGGTACGACGCCGTCCACCACCACGTCGACGTGCTCGTGGTGGGTGCCGGGCCGGCGGGGCTGACCGCCGCGCTCACCGCCGCCCGCGCCGGTGCCCGCGTCGCGCTGGTCGACGAGCAGTCCGAGGCCGGCGGCTCGCCGCTGGGCGGCACCGACCTCCTGGACGACGCCCCGGCGCTGGAGTGGGTCGCCGCGGCGGTCGCCGAGCTCGCCGGCCACCCGGAGGTCCTGCACCTGCAGCGCACCACCGCCTTCGGCAGCTACGACGACGGCTTCGTCCTGGCCCTGGAGCGGCGGACCGACCACCTCGGGACGGCGGCGCCCCGGCACGTCTCCCGTCAGCGGGTGTGGCGCCTGCGTGCCCGCTCCGTCGTCGTCGCGACCGGAGCCCACGAGCGACCGGTGGTCTTCAGCGACAACGACCGCCCGGGGACCATGCTCGCCGGCGCCGCGCGCACGTTCCTGCACCGCTACGGCGTGCTGCCCGGCCGCGACGCCGTCGTGTTCACCACGAACGACAGCGCCTACGACGCCGCCCTGGACCTGCACCGCGCGGGCGTGCGCGTCGAGGCGGTGGTGGACGCCCGGCCGGCGGGCTCGCCGCGCCGGGAGGAGTGCGAGCGGGCCGGGATCCGGGTGCTCGCCGGGGCCGTGGTGACCGGAACGCAGGGCGTCGAGCGGGTCACGCACGCCCTCGTCGCCCCGTTCGCGGACGGAGAGGTCGGCGCCGCCGGCGCGATCGCCTGCGACCTGCTGCTGGTCAGCGGTGGCTGGAACCCGGCGGTGCACCTGTTCAGCCAGGCCCGCGGCCGGCTCCGCTACGACGAGGCCCTCGGGGCGTTCCTCCCCGCGGAGCAGCTCGACCGCCTGTCGGTCACCGGCGCGGCGGCCGGGGTGTTCGACCTGGCCGGGTGCCTGGCCGACGGGCAGCGCGTGGCCCGCGCCGCCCTGAGCGCGCTGGCGGTCGCGCCGCCGGGGGAGGACCGGCTGCCCGCGGCGCCGGAGCCGGTCGTCCCGGCGGCGCCCCTGGTGCTGTGGCGGGTGCCGGACACCTCCGGCGCCGGCGGGACCACCTCCTTCGTCGACCTGCAGCGCGACGCGACGGTGGCCGACATCGAACGGGCGGTCGGTGCCGGACTGCGCTCCATCGAGCACATTAAGCGCTACACGACGATCGGGACCGCGCACGACCAGGGCAAGACCTCCGGCGTCCTCACCTCGGGGATCACCGCCGAGCTGCTCGGGACCCCGGTGCAGGCCACCGGGACCACCACGTTCCGGCCGCCCTACACCCCGGTGGCCTTCGCCGCCCTCGCCGGCCGCGACCGCGGTCGGCTCTTCGACCCCGAGCGGGTCACCGCACTGCACGACTGGCACGGAGCGGCCGGCGCGGTCTTCGAGGACGTCGGTCAGTGGAAGCGTCCGCGCTTCTACCCGCGGCCCGGCGAGGACATGGAGGCCGCGGTCCTCCGCGAGTGCGCCGCCGCCCGCACCGGCGTCGGCATCCTCGACGGCTCGACGCTGGGCAAGATCGACGTCCAGGGTCCCGACGCCGCCGTCCTGCTCGACCGGCTGTACACGAACCTGATGAGCAGCCTGAAGGTCGGCTCCGTCCGCTACGGCGTCATGTGCGGCGTGGACGGCATGGTGATCGACGACGGCACCGTGCTGCGCCTGGCCGAAGACCGCTTCCTGCTGCTCACCACCACCGGCGGCGCGGCGAAGGTCCTCGACTGGATGGAGGAGTGGGCCCAGACGGAGTGGCCGGACCTGCGGGTGCACTGCACCTCGGTCACCGAGCAGTGGAACACGTTCCCCGTCGTCGGCCCCCGCTCCCGCGACGTCATCGGCGCCGTCTTCCCGCAGGTGGACGTCGCCAACGAGGCGTTCCCGTTCATGACCTGGCGGGACACCACCCTCGACGGGGTGCCGGTCCGGCTGGCCCGGATCAGCTTCTCCGGCGAGCTCGCCTTCGAGGTCTACGTCAACCCCTGGTACGGGGTCGCGGTGTGGGAGCGGCTGCTCGAGGCCGGCCGCCCGTACGGCATCACGCCGTACGGCACCGAGACCATGCACGTCCTGCGCGCGGAGAAGGGCTACCCGATCATCGGGCAGGACACCGACGGCACCGTCACCCCGCACGACCTGGGCATGGCGTGGGCGGTGTCGAAGAAGAAGCCCGACTTCGTCGGCAAGCGCTCCTTCGCCCGCCAGGCAAACCAGGACCCGCTCCGCAAGCAGCTGGTCGGACTGCTCCCGGTGGACCGGCGCACGGTGCTGCCGGAGGGCTCGCAGATCGTGGAGCTCCACGCCGACGGCCAGCTGCCACCGCCGCCGGTGCCCATGCTCGGCCACGTCACCTCCAGCTACCGCAGCGCCGAGCTGGCGCGTCCCTTCGCGCTCGCCCTGGTCAAGGGAGGCCGGTCGCGCATCGGCGACACCGTCCACGTCCCCGTCAACGGCACCCTCGTCCCGGTCGAGGTGACCGGCTCGGTGCTGGTCGATCCCGAAGGAGCCCGTCGCGATGGCTGA
- a CDS encoding sarcosine oxidase subunit delta, producing MQLIECPWCGPREEVEFHYGGQAHVPYPDAPAEVSDEEWAHYVFFRDNTKGRFAERWCHSAGCRRWFTAVRDTTTYRFERVRRLDDPGPHATELARARRSTAP from the coding sequence GTGCAGCTCATCGAATGCCCGTGGTGCGGCCCCCGCGAGGAGGTCGAGTTCCACTACGGCGGCCAGGCCCACGTCCCGTACCCGGACGCCCCCGCCGAGGTCTCCGACGAGGAGTGGGCCCACTACGTCTTCTTCCGCGACAACACCAAGGGCCGCTTCGCCGAGCGCTGGTGCCACAGCGCCGGCTGCCGTCGCTGGTTCACCGCGGTGCGCGACACCACCACCTACCGCTTCGAGCGCGTCCGGCGCCTCGACGACCCCGGGCCGCACGCGACCGAGCTCGCGAGGGCACGCAGGAGCACAGCGCCATGA
- a CDS encoding sarcosine oxidase subunit gamma, giving the protein MAELLRTHPLEAWSTAFGRLPDTVGITVEPFVAMTVVRLDAVGQGAGALLGVELPTAPNTWVPAGTGRAVWLGPDEWLLSSTTETPEELEARVRAAVLPLGGSATDVSAQRIGLRLTGARVRDVLAKGCSIDLHPQVFGRGSSAQTLLGQAGVVLLALSDAGDDHLVLVRSSFAGYLADWLLDAALEFTPTHDS; this is encoded by the coding sequence ATGGCTGAGCTGCTGCGCACCCACCCGCTCGAGGCGTGGAGCACCGCGTTCGGGCGGCTGCCCGACACCGTGGGCATCACCGTCGAACCGTTCGTGGCGATGACCGTCGTCCGGCTCGACGCCGTGGGTCAGGGAGCCGGCGCCCTGCTCGGCGTCGAGCTGCCGACGGCGCCCAACACCTGGGTCCCGGCCGGTACCGGCCGGGCCGTCTGGCTCGGTCCGGACGAGTGGCTGCTGAGCAGCACCACGGAGACCCCGGAGGAGCTCGAGGCCCGGGTCCGTGCCGCCGTCCTCCCGCTGGGCGGGTCGGCGACCGACGTCTCCGCCCAGCGGATCGGCCTGCGGCTGACCGGCGCGCGGGTGCGCGACGTGCTCGCCAAGGGGTGCTCGATCGACCTGCACCCGCAGGTGTTCGGCCGGGGCAGCAGCGCCCAGACGTTGCTGGGTCAGGCCGGCGTCGTGCTGCTGGCCCTCTCCGACGCCGGGGACGACCACCTCGTCCTCGTCCGCTCGTCCTTCGCCGGCTACCTCGCCGACTGGCTGCTGGACGCAGCCCTCGAGTTCACCCCCACCCACGACAGCTGA
- a CDS encoding GntR family transcriptional regulator, protein MTAVPLDLDPSVVTSLADKAYVAIRDRLIMLAISPGDPIDDDALAQELGVGRTPVREALKRLEVDRLVVSYPRRGTFATGMDISDLAHISDIRAQLEPLAARRAADRAARTGAAELEELALRIEQLDVSRLDRTELMRWDLAVHRTIYRAAGNPHLEDVLIRYDNLATRIFCLFLDRLPRVDEHVGEHVDLLRAIAAGEPDRADDLAREHVLGFERAIRAVI, encoded by the coding sequence GTGACCGCCGTACCGCTGGACCTCGACCCGTCCGTCGTCACGTCCCTGGCCGACAAGGCCTACGTGGCGATCCGGGACCGGCTGATCATGCTGGCCATCAGCCCGGGCGACCCCATCGACGACGACGCACTCGCCCAGGAACTCGGCGTGGGCCGGACCCCGGTCCGTGAGGCGCTGAAGCGGCTGGAGGTCGACCGTCTGGTCGTGTCGTACCCACGCCGCGGCACGTTCGCGACCGGCATGGACATCTCCGATCTCGCGCACATCTCCGACATCCGGGCCCAGCTGGAGCCGCTGGCCGCCCGCCGCGCCGCGGACCGGGCCGCCCGCACCGGGGCGGCCGAGCTCGAGGAGCTGGCCCTGCGCATCGAGCAGCTCGACGTGAGCCGGCTCGACCGGACGGAGCTGATGCGCTGGGACCTGGCCGTGCACCGGACCATCTACCGGGCCGCCGGCAACCCGCACCTCGAGGACGTGCTCATCCGCTACGACAACCTCGCGACGCGCATCTTCTGCCTGTTCCTGGACCGGCTGCCGAGGGTCGACGAGCACGTCGGGGAGCACGTGGACCTGCTCCGGGCGATCGCGGCCGGTGAGCCCGACCGGGCCGATGACCTCGCCCGGGAGCACGTGCTCGGCTTCGAGCGGGCCATCCGCGCGGTGATCTGA
- a CDS encoding dihydropteroate synthase — translation MASAHAVHRSPAGGAGSPDPVGRALAAGRPLVCGVLDVTPDSSSDVGRCPTVAAAVEHGCTLVDDGADLIDVGGESARPGSRPLTLAEELDRVVPVVEALVRRVPVPLSVDTSRPEVMPATVLAAQRGAAVLRVHDVAATRDVLAVLAAVGTG, via the coding sequence ATGGCCTCGGCGCACGCCGTGCACCGCTCGCCCGCGGGCGGTGCGGGCTCCCCGGACCCCGTCGGTCGGGCTCTCGCGGCGGGGCGGCCGTTGGTCTGCGGCGTCCTCGACGTCACCCCCGACTCCTCCTCCGACGTGGGGCGGTGTCCCACCGTCGCCGCAGCCGTGGAGCACGGGTGCACGCTCGTCGACGACGGGGCGGACCTCATCGACGTCGGCGGGGAGTCCGCGAGGCCCGGTTCCCGCCCGCTGACCCTCGCCGAGGAACTGGACCGCGTCGTCCCGGTGGTCGAGGCACTGGTGCGGCGGGTCCCGGTGCCGCTGTCGGTGGACACCTCGCGGCCCGAGGTGATGCCGGCGACCGTCCTCGCCGCCCAGCGGGGTGCTGCGGTGCTGCGCGTCCACGACGTGGCCGCCACGCGGGACGTCCTCGCCGTCCTGGCGGCCGTCGGGACGGGGTGA
- a CDS encoding GcvT family protein, whose product MSTTPRVVIIGAGIVGANLADELTARGWDRVTVVDQGPLPLTGGSTSHAPGLVFQTNASKTMTALASYTVEKFSGLDVDGAWCFNQVGGLEVATTPERLADLHRKQGWATSWGVEAQVVDGDECVRLHPLVDRDRVLGGLHIPSDGLAKASRAVVALARRAEARGARFQGSTRVTGVEQTGGRVTGVRTPDGVIPADVVVSCAGFWGLELGAMVGMDVPLLPLAHQFAWTGQVPDLVGRNDELSEASLPILRHQDRDLYFRERVDCLGIGSYAHRPMPVDLDELPQGDGVRESSMPSMLPFTEEDFAPVWEESQLLLPSLRSSKIDTGFNGVFSFTPDGSPLVGESRDVRGFWIAEAVWVTHSAGVARAVAQLLVDGRSEVDLHGCDVHRFEEVQLAPEYVSETSQQNFVEVYDVLHPLQPRLSPRDLRVSPFHARQRELGAVFLEGAGWERPHWYEANAELVAELPPEWTPPPRDPWSAQFHSPIAAAEAWRTRTAVAMYDMTPLKRLEVSGPGALGLLQRLTTGEMDKSVGAVTYTLALDEAGGVRSDLTVARLGEQRFQVGANGPLDHDHLQREAPDDGTVQIRDVTGGTCCIGLWGPRARDLVQRVSSDDFTNDGLKYFRAKPARIGGVPVTAMRLSYVGELGWEIYASAEHGQRLWDVLWRAGQDLGVVAAGRAAFNSLRLEKGYRAWGHDMTTEHDPYEAGVGFAVRTQKKADFVGRRAVDGLSEDTVSRRLSCLTIDDGRSVVLGHEPVFVDGRPAGYVTSAAFGHTVGRPIAYAWLPASATVGTAVEIEYFGSRIRATVAAEPLVDPEMTRIRG is encoded by the coding sequence ATGTCCACCACCCCTCGTGTGGTCATCATCGGAGCGGGGATCGTCGGCGCCAACCTGGCCGACGAGCTGACCGCCCGTGGCTGGGACCGCGTCACCGTGGTCGATCAGGGACCCCTGCCGCTGACCGGGGGCTCCACCTCGCACGCGCCCGGGCTGGTCTTCCAGACCAATGCGTCCAAGACGATGACGGCGCTGGCCAGCTACACCGTGGAGAAGTTCTCCGGCCTCGACGTCGACGGCGCCTGGTGCTTCAACCAGGTCGGCGGGCTCGAGGTCGCGACCACGCCGGAGCGGCTGGCGGACCTGCACCGCAAGCAGGGCTGGGCCACCTCCTGGGGCGTCGAGGCGCAGGTGGTCGACGGGGACGAGTGCGTGCGGCTGCACCCGCTGGTCGACCGCGACCGGGTCCTCGGCGGCCTGCACATCCCCAGCGACGGCCTGGCGAAGGCGTCCCGGGCGGTCGTCGCGCTGGCCCGCCGCGCCGAGGCCCGGGGAGCCCGCTTCCAGGGCTCGACCCGCGTGACCGGTGTCGAGCAGACCGGCGGCCGGGTGACCGGCGTCCGGACCCCGGACGGCGTCATCCCGGCCGACGTCGTGGTGTCCTGCGCCGGCTTCTGGGGGCTGGAGCTCGGCGCCATGGTCGGGATGGACGTGCCGCTGCTGCCGCTCGCCCACCAGTTCGCCTGGACGGGGCAGGTGCCGGACCTGGTCGGCCGCAACGACGAGCTCAGCGAGGCGAGCCTGCCGATCCTGCGCCACCAGGACCGGGACCTCTACTTCCGCGAGCGCGTCGACTGCCTCGGCATCGGCTCCTACGCCCACCGGCCGATGCCGGTCGACCTGGACGAGCTGCCGCAGGGCGACGGCGTGCGCGAGTCGTCGATGCCCTCGATGCTGCCCTTCACCGAGGAGGACTTCGCCCCGGTCTGGGAGGAGAGCCAGCTCCTGCTGCCCTCCCTCCGCTCGTCGAAGATCGACACCGGCTTCAACGGCGTCTTCTCCTTCACCCCGGACGGCAGCCCGCTGGTCGGCGAGTCCCGCGACGTCCGGGGCTTCTGGATCGCGGAGGCGGTCTGGGTCACCCACTCGGCGGGGGTGGCCAGGGCGGTGGCCCAGCTGCTCGTCGACGGGCGGTCGGAGGTCGACCTGCACGGGTGCGACGTCCACCGCTTCGAGGAGGTCCAGCTCGCGCCGGAGTACGTGAGCGAGACCTCGCAGCAGAACTTCGTGGAGGTCTACGACGTGCTGCACCCGCTGCAGCCACGGCTGTCCCCGCGCGACCTGCGGGTCAGCCCCTTCCACGCCCGGCAGCGCGAGCTCGGCGCCGTCTTCCTCGAGGGGGCCGGCTGGGAACGGCCGCACTGGTACGAGGCCAACGCGGAGCTGGTGGCGGAGCTGCCGCCGGAGTGGACGCCGCCGCCGCGTGACCCGTGGAGCGCGCAGTTCCACTCGCCCATCGCGGCGGCCGAGGCGTGGCGAACCCGCACGGCCGTGGCGATGTACGACATGACGCCGCTCAAGCGGCTGGAGGTCAGCGGTCCCGGCGCCCTCGGCCTGCTGCAGCGGCTGACGACGGGCGAGATGGACAAGTCGGTCGGCGCGGTCACCTACACCCTCGCCCTGGACGAAGCCGGCGGCGTCCGGAGCGACCTCACCGTCGCCCGGCTGGGTGAGCAGCGGTTCCAGGTCGGGGCCAACGGACCCCTCGACCACGACCACCTGCAACGGGAGGCGCCCGACGACGGCACCGTCCAGATCCGGGACGTCACCGGGGGCACGTGCTGCATCGGCCTGTGGGGGCCGCGGGCCCGGGACCTGGTCCAGCGGGTCAGCTCCGACGACTTCACCAACGACGGGCTGAAGTACTTCCGCGCCAAGCCGGCCCGGATCGGGGGAGTGCCGGTCACGGCGATGCGGCTGTCCTACGTCGGTGAGCTCGGCTGGGAGATCTACGCCAGCGCCGAGCACGGTCAGCGGTTGTGGGACGTGCTGTGGCGTGCCGGCCAGGACCTCGGCGTGGTCGCCGCCGGCCGGGCCGCGTTCAACAGCCTCCGGCTGGAGAAGGGCTACCGCGCCTGGGGCCACGACATGACCACGGAGCACGACCCGTACGAGGCCGGTGTCGGCTTCGCCGTCCGCACGCAGAAGAAGGCCGACTTCGTGGGCCGCCGGGCCGTCGACGGGCTCAGCGAGGACACGGTGAGCCGCCGGCTGTCCTGCCTGACGATCGACGACGGACGCAGCGTCGTCCTCGGCCACGAGCCCGTGTTCGTCGACGGCCGGCCGGCCGGCTACGTGACCAGCGCGGCCTTCGGGCACACCGTCGGCCGGCCGATCGCCTACGCCTGGCTCCCGGCCTCGGCGACCGTCGGCACGGCCGTCGAGATCGAGTACTTCGGCAGCCGCATCCGGGCGACGGTCGCCGCCGAACCGCTGGTGGACCCGGAGATGACCCGGATCCGCGGCTGA